A section of the Tamandua tetradactyla isolate mTamTet1 chromosome 4, mTamTet1.pri, whole genome shotgun sequence genome encodes:
- the LOC143678734 gene encoding protein S100-A4, translated as MAYPLEKALDVMVSTFHKYSGKEGDKFKLNKSELKELLTRELPSFLGKRTDEAAFQKLMSNLDNNRDNEVDFQEYSVFLSCIAMMCNDFFEGFPDKQPRKK; from the exons ATGGCGTACCCCCTGGAAAAAGCCCTGGATGTGATGGTGTCCACCTTCCACAAGTACTCAGGCAAGGAGGGTGACAAGTTTAAGCTCAATAAGTCAGAGCTAAAGGAGCTGCTGACCAGGGAGCTGCCCAGCTTCTTGGGG AAAAGGACGGACGAGGCCGCCTTCCAGAAGCTGATGAGCAACTTGGACAACAACAGGGACAATGAGGTGGACTTCCAGGAGTACAGCGTCTTCCTGTCCTGCATCGCCATGATGTGCAACGACTTCTTTGAGGGCTTCCCCGACAAGCAGCCCCGGAAGAAATGA